A genomic window from Qipengyuania oceanensis includes:
- a CDS encoding DUF2059 domain-containing protein, whose protein sequence is MRRLLILATATLALGMAMPAVARDEADLNPKAQAQMDKVASLLGGLFQAEPLTAEQEERLPEASAVVAQIMPDGFYSKMMREMMDKTMRPMMSAFATPEFILGARLDVDQETLAGLDEAAKLEAVEMLDPAYDRRVDAIVNVMTGKMGGMFAQMEDPMREGLSKAYAVRFDEAQLADIAAFFATPTGSTYASQSMALFMDPQVMQASMQAIPAMMSGFGDMESAMKQAMDPLPKERAYKDLTAQERTRLAQILKVRPAKLADVVKPPKPMDSGSSD, encoded by the coding sequence ATGCGCAGACTTTTGATACTGGCAACCGCAACGCTGGCGCTCGGCATGGCGATGCCGGCCGTGGCGCGGGACGAGGCAGATTTAAATCCCAAAGCGCAGGCGCAGATGGATAAGGTCGCCTCTCTGCTTGGCGGCCTGTTTCAGGCGGAACCGCTGACCGCCGAGCAGGAAGAGCGGTTGCCCGAGGCCAGCGCGGTGGTGGCGCAGATCATGCCCGACGGCTTCTATTCGAAAATGATGCGCGAGATGATGGACAAGACGATGCGGCCGATGATGTCGGCATTCGCCACGCCCGAGTTCATTCTCGGCGCGCGTCTCGACGTCGACCAGGAAACGCTCGCCGGGCTCGACGAGGCAGCGAAGCTGGAAGCGGTCGAAATGCTCGACCCGGCTTACGATCGGCGGGTCGATGCGATCGTGAACGTGATGACCGGCAAGATGGGCGGCATGTTCGCGCAGATGGAAGACCCGATGCGCGAAGGCCTGTCGAAGGCTTACGCGGTCCGCTTCGACGAAGCGCAGCTCGCTGACATCGCCGCGTTCTTCGCGACGCCGACCGGCAGCACCTATGCCAGCCAGTCGATGGCCCTGTTCATGGATCCGCAGGTGATGCAGGCCAGCATGCAGGCGATTCCGGCGATGATGAGCGGTTTCGGCGACATGGAAAGCGCGATGAAGCAGGCAATGGACCCGCTGCCGAAAGAGCGCGCGTACAAGGACCTGACGGCACAGGAGCGCACGCGCCTGGCGCAGATCCTCAAGGTCAGGCCCGCCAAGCTCGCGGATGTCGTCAAGCCGCCGAAGCCGATGGACAGTGGCTCGAGCGACTGA
- a CDS encoding DnaJ domain-containing protein, with protein MLRLLVIAAVISVVVRWATGKWPWDYLRGPDTRSQALARARKLLGVEANASRNDIIEAHRRLIAMVHPDRGGTNQQVHEANDARDLLLNQLPEPGDRPRP; from the coding sequence ATGTTGCGCCTGCTGGTCATCGCCGCAGTCATATCGGTGGTCGTCCGGTGGGCGACCGGCAAGTGGCCGTGGGATTACCTGCGCGGACCTGACACGAGATCGCAGGCCCTCGCTAGGGCGCGCAAGCTGCTCGGCGTCGAAGCGAACGCCAGCCGCAACGACATAATCGAGGCGCACAGGCGGCTCATCGCCATGGTCCATCCCGATCGTGGCGGCACCAACCAGCAGGTGCACGAGGCGAACGACGCCCGCGACCTGTTGCTCAACCAGTTGCCCGAGCCCGGAGACAGACCCAGACCATGA
- a CDS encoding division plane positioning ATPase MipZ gives MSSSAPHRIVFANEKGGTGKSTTAVHVAMALAYQGAKVAAIDLDPRQRTMHRYLENRAETENKRGISLPGATCEVHDGGTAQELEERVARLGEGMDFIVFDTPGRDDELARHAATEADTLVTPMNDSFVDFDLIGQVEGDSFKVKRLSFYAELIWEARLKRSRATIEQQRREMDWVVVRNRTGHVEARNMVRIEQALRELSKRVGFRVAQGLSERVIYRELFPSGLTLLDKGHLGELGTSHLVARQELRSLLNSLNLPMPGKREPQLELA, from the coding sequence GTGTCATCGTCCGCCCCGCACCGCATCGTCTTCGCCAACGAGAAAGGCGGAACCGGCAAGTCGACCACCGCCGTCCATGTTGCGATGGCCCTGGCCTATCAGGGCGCGAAAGTTGCGGCGATCGATCTCGATCCGCGCCAGCGCACGATGCACCGCTATCTGGAAAACCGGGCAGAGACCGAGAACAAGCGGGGCATCAGCCTGCCCGGCGCGACCTGCGAAGTGCATGACGGCGGCACTGCGCAGGAGCTGGAGGAACGGGTCGCGCGCCTCGGAGAAGGGATGGACTTCATCGTCTTCGACACACCCGGTCGCGACGACGAGCTCGCCCGCCATGCCGCAACCGAGGCGGATACGCTGGTCACCCCGATGAACGATAGTTTCGTGGATTTCGACCTCATCGGCCAGGTCGAAGGCGACAGCTTCAAGGTCAAGCGGCTGAGCTTCTATGCCGAACTGATCTGGGAAGCGCGGCTGAAGCGCAGCCGGGCGACAATCGAACAGCAGCGGCGCGAAATGGACTGGGTCGTCGTGCGCAACCGCACCGGCCACGTCGAGGCGCGCAACATGGTTCGCATCGAACAGGCGCTGCGCGAACTCTCGAAGCGTGTCGGTTTCCGCGTCGCGCAGGGCCTGTCGGAGCGCGTGATCTACCGCGAACTGTTCCCCAGCGGGCTGACGCTGCTCGACAAGGGGCACCTGGGGGAGCTGGGCACCAGCCACCTCGTCGCGAGGCAGGAACTGCGCTCGCTGCTCAATTCGCTGAACCTGCCCATGCCGGGCAAGCGCGAACCGCAGCTGGAGCTCGCCTGA
- the panC gene encoding pantoate--beta-alanine ligase, which yields MQTVSTLPDLRQAVDELRADGATLALVPTMGALHEGHLTLVREAARHASRVAASIFVNPRQFGANEDLDAYPRQLARDQELLAREGVALLWAPTPEAIYPHGYATNVSVAGVSEGLCGADRPGHFDGVATVVCKLFNQVRPDMAFFGEKDWQQLAVIRRMARDLDLTMPHVDAIHGVGIVREDDGLAMSSRNAYLSPGQRAAAANLPAAMRDAIAALRSGSALAPTLAALEAHLLQAGFDSVDYAELRDADSIAKLGEATDTARLFVAARIGGTRLIDNMEVWSG from the coding sequence ATGCAAACCGTCTCGACCCTCCCCGACCTGCGCCAGGCTGTGGACGAATTACGCGCGGACGGAGCAACGCTGGCGCTGGTGCCGACCATGGGCGCCTTGCACGAAGGGCACCTGACGCTTGTGCGCGAGGCCGCGCGCCATGCAAGCCGGGTCGCCGCATCGATCTTCGTGAATCCCCGCCAGTTCGGAGCGAACGAGGACCTCGATGCCTATCCGCGGCAGCTCGCACGCGATCAGGAACTGCTCGCCAGAGAAGGCGTGGCCTTGCTGTGGGCCCCAACGCCCGAGGCGATTTACCCGCACGGCTATGCGACCAATGTCTCGGTCGCAGGCGTGAGCGAAGGCCTGTGCGGCGCGGACCGGCCGGGTCATTTCGACGGTGTCGCGACCGTGGTCTGCAAGCTGTTCAACCAGGTCCGCCCCGACATGGCTTTCTTCGGAGAAAAGGACTGGCAGCAGCTGGCCGTCATCCGCCGCATGGCGCGCGACCTCGACCTGACCATGCCGCACGTCGATGCGATCCATGGCGTGGGAATCGTGCGCGAAGACGACGGCCTCGCGATGAGCAGCCGCAACGCCTATCTCTCGCCCGGCCAGCGGGCCGCGGCGGCGAACCTGCCGGCAGCGATGAGGGACGCGATCGCTGCCTTGCGTTCCGGAAGCGCGCTTGCCCCGACACTCGCCGCGCTGGAGGCACATCTGCTGCAGGCCGGCTTCGACAGTGTCGATTATGCCGAACTGCGGGACGCGGATTCCATCGCCAAGTTGGGAGAGGCCACGGACACGGCGCGTTTGTTCGTCGCGGCGCGGATCGGCGGCACGCGGCTGATCGACAACATGGAAGTCTGGAGCGGGTAA
- the pgmG gene encoding phosphoglucomutase/phosphomannomutase PgmG translates to MSHAFDPTILREYDIRGVIGETLGPDDARAIGRSFGTLLRRAGGSKVAVGYDGRTSSPMLEHALVEGLTGSGCDVVRIGMSATPMLYYAEASTEEVDGGIQITGSHNPPDYNGFKMVFQGRPFFGEDIQALGKIAAAGDWVDGVGEVETREIMDEYVERLLAGLDGIDADRLSGLRVGWDAGNGAAGPALEALAKRLPGEHVLLYTDVDGSFPNHHPDPTVEANLADLKALVAEKNLDFGVAFDGDGDRIGAIDGEGRVIWGDQLLMIYAEDLLATRKGATIIADVKASRALFDHVAAHGGTPLMWKTGHSLIKSKMKEVSSPLAGEMSGHVFFADEYYGFDDALYAGVRLIAAAARLGRSVTELRSAMPGMINTPEMRFQVDESRKFAAIAEVEARLADSPADVDGTDGVRVTTDDGWWLLRASNTQDVLVARAESDSEEGLARLMAQIDEQLALSGLKRGESVGH, encoded by the coding sequence ATGAGCCACGCTTTCGATCCTACCATCCTGCGCGAATACGATATCCGCGGAGTTATCGGCGAGACACTCGGCCCCGACGACGCGCGCGCGATCGGCCGCAGTTTCGGAACGCTGTTGCGGCGCGCCGGCGGATCGAAAGTCGCGGTCGGGTACGACGGGCGGACGAGTTCGCCGATGCTCGAGCACGCGCTGGTGGAGGGCCTTACCGGCAGCGGCTGCGACGTTGTGCGGATCGGTATGTCGGCAACGCCGATGCTCTATTACGCCGAAGCCTCAACCGAAGAGGTGGACGGCGGCATTCAGATAACAGGCAGCCACAATCCCCCCGATTACAACGGCTTCAAGATGGTATTTCAGGGGCGACCGTTTTTCGGGGAGGACATCCAGGCGCTCGGCAAGATCGCCGCGGCCGGCGACTGGGTCGACGGCGTCGGAGAAGTCGAGACGCGCGAGATCATGGACGAGTATGTCGAACGCCTGCTCGCCGGGCTGGACGGGATCGATGCGGATCGCCTCTCTGGCCTGCGGGTCGGCTGGGACGCTGGCAACGGAGCCGCCGGACCCGCGCTCGAAGCGCTGGCCAAGCGGCTCCCCGGAGAGCACGTGCTTCTCTATACCGATGTCGACGGTTCCTTTCCCAATCACCATCCCGATCCGACGGTTGAGGCCAATCTTGCCGACCTGAAGGCGCTCGTCGCGGAGAAGAACCTTGATTTCGGAGTGGCATTCGATGGCGATGGCGACCGGATCGGCGCGATCGACGGGGAAGGCCGGGTCATCTGGGGCGACCAGCTGCTGATGATCTATGCCGAGGACCTGCTCGCCACCCGCAAGGGCGCGACGATCATCGCCGACGTCAAGGCGAGCCGCGCGCTGTTCGACCATGTCGCGGCGCACGGCGGGACCCCGCTGATGTGGAAGACCGGGCATTCGCTGATTAAGTCCAAAATGAAAGAGGTTTCCTCGCCGCTGGCGGGCGAAATGAGCGGCCACGTCTTCTTCGCCGACGAATATTACGGCTTCGACGATGCGCTGTATGCCGGCGTCAGGCTGATTGCCGCCGCGGCGCGGCTGGGCAGGTCGGTCACCGAGTTGCGCTCTGCAATGCCTGGCATGATCAACACTCCCGAAATGCGGTTCCAGGTGGACGAGAGCCGCAAGTTTGCCGCGATCGCCGAGGTCGAGGCGCGGCTGGCGGACAGTCCGGCCGACGTGGACGGCACCGATGGCGTTCGCGTCACCACGGATGACGGCTGGTGGCTGCTGCGCGCGTCGAACACGCAGGACGTTCTGGTGGCGCGCGCCGAAAGCGACAGCGAGGAGGGCCTCGCCCGCCTGATGGCGCAGATCGACGAGCAGCTTGCCCTGTCAGGGCTCAAACGCGGCGAGAGCGTGGGCCACTGA
- a CDS encoding OmpA family protein — MRTLATITLATLAVGLAACGDSEPAPMPTATTPGEPVSILRPDVEQPEKPEEKLEPLQMRIGFPDGEGELGEAARADLATLLASPQYRAGGKIVLRGHTDSEGNDQANLDASEARAEVVRDWLVDNGAKAERFTIIPLGEQRPIAPNAHLDGSPDEQGRALNRRVDITIELPKKAERSQVPAGVREDEAAEARDAATAAE; from the coding sequence ATGCGAACTCTAGCCACGATCACGCTCGCCACGCTCGCCGTCGGCCTTGCCGCCTGTGGCGATAGCGAGCCCGCACCCATGCCCACCGCAACGACTCCGGGCGAACCGGTGTCGATCCTGCGTCCCGACGTCGAACAGCCCGAAAAGCCGGAAGAAAAGCTGGAGCCGCTGCAGATGCGGATCGGCTTCCCCGACGGCGAGGGCGAGTTGGGCGAAGCCGCCCGGGCCGATCTCGCCACACTGCTTGCTTCGCCGCAGTACCGGGCCGGCGGAAAGATCGTGCTGCGCGGCCACACGGATTCGGAAGGCAACGACCAGGCCAATCTGGACGCATCCGAGGCGCGAGCCGAAGTGGTCCGGGACTGGCTGGTCGACAATGGCGCCAAGGCGGAGCGTTTCACGATCATCCCGCTGGGTGAGCAGCGACCGATCGCGCCCAACGCGCATCTCGACGGTTCACCCGACGAGCAGGGTCGCGCGCTCAACCGCCGGGTCGATATCACGATCGAATTGCCGAAGAAGGCCGAACGCTCGCAGGTTCCGGCCGGCGTGCGAGAAGACGAGGCGGCGGAAGCCCGCGACGCGGCCACTGCGGCCGAATAG